A window from Calliopsis andreniformis isolate RMS-2024a chromosome 5, iyCalAndr_principal, whole genome shotgun sequence encodes these proteins:
- the LOC143179246 gene encoding uncharacterized protein LOC143179246, with the protein MIEQSPKETSRRMIDEHRVSDVAEARSIATMEDRSIRNACVAERDDCAGVDLPSVVVSSFKRAINVNISPYNALEDLRLIIVKAINYTEEQNRERQWFKQKKKKMKKKTYTRVNIRTHAEYANYKTLRSFSLRRVGRCRWCLELAIGVVN; encoded by the coding sequence ATGATTGAGCAGAGTCCAAAGGAAACGTCGCGACGAATGATCGACGAGCACCGCGTCAGTGACGTCGCTGAAGCTCGTTCGATCGCGACGATGGAGGATCGATCGATACGAAACGCTTGTGTTGCAGAGAGGGACGACTGCGCGGGAGTCGATCTCCCTTCGGTCGTCGTAAGCTCGTTTAAACGCGCCATTAATGTTAATATCTCTCCCTACAACGCTTTAGAGGACCTTAGATTAATCATAGTGAAAGCAATAAATTATACGGAAGAACAAAACAGAGAGAGACAGTGGTTTaagcaaaaaaagaaaaagatgaaAAAGAAGACGTACACACGAGTAAACATACGTACACACGCAGAATATGCAAATTACAAAACGCTTCGGTCGTTCAGTTTGCGACGAGTCGGTAGATGTCGGTGGTGCTTGGAATTAGCGATCGGCGTTGTTAATTAG